In Montipora capricornis isolate CH-2021 chromosome 4, ASM3666992v2, whole genome shotgun sequence, a single genomic region encodes these proteins:
- the LOC138047560 gene encoding LON peptidase N-terminal domain and RING finger protein 1-like yields MAETMSTEESSRSSNTHNLVNSLIEQGELYARTGRLDLSFRSFSDAFRIGTVPKECISSLVEACLEFQRTKLSKERSEEPSGASNFSENDVSLFTCGLCNSVFMKPVTLPCGHTFCEVCLSEQKSFNGFAECCKCGIAVAENTMFTVNVLVMNVVQKWLRNEYRKQEKKLEGMNFLIRNDLKSAIHCFSGVLSTSANDFHCLCWRSDAFLRMRQLDLALRDIEQACKLRPRSARSFYRKAVILSNFAQQEGILSTRHEASVIALLRCYTLVPNSQRYRQEFTESLHQLLRPKFTNVNRTMSVLKQTHCGESDYPHQSVLQQLNLLRDKTQVDAAAPKGISSARMGKNESKTITSPASYEVELRRNKSSRGTEDMVTNVSSSSEGKVENDIFHLTEVEDFECKLCYNLLFQPVTTICGHTFCRECLERSLDHRDDCPCCRTKLDLYLSGKLKMEVTHVLQLVLTKHFPCDYSERLKKFEEKMKALSGLGQEQKPQVPIFVCTMAFPKVPCPLHIFEPRYRLMLRRCTESGSKQFGMCVGSEDSSKGFADYGTMLNIQTVNFLPDGRSIVHTVGGRRFHVLSRGVIDGYHTATVEWVEDERVDDEEELKQLIELNRIGHLTLQSWFSKMSVQQRQCITDAIGPVPSFDENLHLLDNGPDWVWWILAALPLKDEAKLIILGMKSMRERFQSVIRFLQLMLSWQNTVGGELSPSS; encoded by the exons ATGGCAGAGACTATGAGTACCGAAGAGAGCTCAAGAAGTAGTAATACGCACAACTTGGTAAACTCCCTCATAGAGCAAGGCGAGTTGTATGCAAGGACCGGCAGATTAGATTTGTCGTTTCGGTCCTTCTCTGATGCGTTTCGGATAGGAACAGTTCCTAAAGAGTGTATTTCTTCGTTGGTGGAAGCATGTTTAGAGTTTCAAAGAACAAAACTCAGCAAAGAGAGAAGTGAAGAGCCTTCTGGAGCAAGCAATTTTAGTGAAAACGATGTAAGCTTATTCACCTGTGGGTTATGTAACTCTGTGTTCATGAAGCCGGTTACTCTCCCTTGTGGTCATACATTTTGTGAAGTTTGTTTGTCAGAGCAAAAGTCTTTTAATGGTTTTGCTGAGTGCTGTAAATGCGGTATTGCTGTGGCTGAGAATACGATGTTTACTGTCAATGTGCTTGTCATGAATGTTGTTCAGAAATGGCTGCGAAATGAATACCGGAAGCAAGAGAAGAAACTTGAGGGAATGAACTTTCTCATTAGGAATGACTTAAAATCAGCAATCCATTGTTTCTCCGGGGTCCTGTCTACATCTGCTAACGATTTCCATTGCCTTTGTTGGCGATCTGATGCGTTCCTACGAATGAGGCAATTAGATTTGGCTCTCCGAGACATCGAACAGGCCTGCAAACTACGGCCTCGCTCAGCTAGATCTTTTTACCGAAAGGCAGTTATTCTGTCTAATTTCGCCCAACAAGAAGGAATTCTTTCAACTAGACACGAGGCAAGTGTTATAGCTTTACTTCGCTGTTATACGCTGGTTCCCAACAGCCAGCGTTACCGCCAAGAGTTTACAGAAAGCTTACATCAGCTGTTGCGTCCAAAATTCACAAACGTAAACAGAACTATGTCAGTTTTGAAGCAAACTCACTGTGGAGAAAGCGACTACCCACATCAATCAGTTTTGCAGCAGTTAAATCTACTTCGCGATAAAACACAAGTCGATGCCGCAGCGCCGAAAGGTATTTCCAGTGCGAGAATGGGTAAGAATGAATCTAAAACTATAACCTCTCCCGCATCTTACGAAGTTGAATTACGTCGGAATAAGTCAAGTAGGGGAACAGAAGATATGGTAACAAACGTATCTTCGTCCAGCGAAGGGAAAGTCGAGAACGACATCTTCCATTTAACAGAAGTTGAGGATTTTGAATGTAAACTTTGTTACAATCTACTATTCCAACCAGTTACAACAATATGTGGCCACACATTTTGCCGGGAATGTCTGGAAAGGTCTCTGGATCATCGAGACGACTGTCCCTGCTGTAGAACGAAATTGGATCTGTATTTGTCGGGAAAACTCAAAATGGAGGTGACCCACGTTTTGCAACTGGTGTTAACCAAACATTTCCCTTGTGATTACAGCGAAAGGTTGAAGAAATTTGAGGAAAAAATGAAAGCACTTTCTGG TTTAGGACAAGAACAGAAACCACAAGTGCCCATTTTTGTGTGTACCATGGCTTTTCCGAAAGTCCCTTGTCCTCTGCATATTTTCGAGCCGCGTTACCGTTTAATGTTACGACGATGTACTGAGTCAGGATCAAAGCAATTTGGCATGTGTGTAGGGAGTGAGGATTCATCCAAGGGTTTTGCCGATTATGGTACAATGCTCAATATACAAACAGTGAATTTCCTTCCTGACGGGCGCTCCATTGTGCACACAGTAGGTGGAAGACGATTCCATGTCCTTTCAAGGGGTGTGATAGATGGCTACCACACAGCAACAGTTGAGTGGGTGGAAGATGAGCGAGTGGATGACGAAGAAGAGCTCAAGCAGCTGATTGAGCTCAATAGGATTGGACATCTAACACTGCAGAGCTGGTTCAGTAAAATGAGTGTACAGCAACGTCAGTGCATCACAGATGCTATTGGACCTGTACCATCCTTTGACGAAAACCTTCATTTGTTAGACAATGGCCCTGACTGGGTATGGTGGATTCTTGCTGCACTTCCACTTAAGGATGAAGCTAAGTTGATCATATTGGGAATGAAGTCAATGAGGGAACGTTTCCAGAGTGTAATTAGATTCTTACAGTTAATGCTATCTTGGCAAAATACAGTAGGCGGCGAACTCTCTCCATCCTCTTGA
- the LOC138047559 gene encoding UDP-glucose 4-epimerase-like: MSPSKCILVTGGAGYIGTHTVVELVNAGYEVVIIDNFVNAFTESIKRVQGITGKNIVHYSVDLLDKDALEEVFNKHEFYAVVHLAALKAVGESVVIPLRYYHNNVTGCLNLLECMKEHSVWKFVFSSSATVYGLPQDLPINEDHPVGVGITNPYGRTKFFIEEIIKDLCKTEKNMNAVLLRYFNPVGAHKSGQIGEDPQGIPNNLMPYLLQVAIGRRPHLNVFGNNYDTCDGTGVRDYIHVVDLAVGHVAALKKLDEDCGCKVYNLGTGRGYSVLEMVKAVEKASGKPVPYKIAPRREGDVATMFADASLANKELDWKAERGLDEMCEDSWRWQVQNPQGFNTEAS; encoded by the exons ATGTCTCCAAGTAAATGCATTCTAGTAACTGGAGGAGCAGGTTATATTGGAACTCACACTGTTGTGGAACTTGTCAATGCTGGATATGAAGTTGTTATAATTGACAATTTTGTCAATGCTTTCACAG AAAGCATCAAAAGAGTACAGGGAATCACTGGCAAAAACATTGTTCATTATTCTGTTGATTTGTTGGACAAAGATGCTTTAGAAGAAGTTTTCAACAAG CATGAATTCTATGCAGTGGTCCACCTTGCAGCATTGAAAGCAGTTGGCGAGTCAGTAGTAATTCCACTGCGATATTACCACAACAATGTCACAGGCTGTCTCAATTTATTAGAG TGTATGAAGGAACATAGTGTGTGGAAGTTTGTATTCTCATCATCAGCAACAGTCTACGGTTTGCCTCAGGACCTACCCATTAACGAGGATCACCCAGTGGGAGTTGGTATAACAAACCCATATGGTAGAACAAAGTTTTTCATAGAGGAAATCATCAAAGATTTGTGCAAAACTGAAAAG AATATGAATGCTGTGCTGTTAAGGTATTTTAATCCAGTTGGAGCCCATAAATCAGGCCAAATTGGAGAAGACCCTCAG GGTATTCCAAACAATTTAATGCCATATCTACTGCAAGTTGCCATTGGTAGACGTCCACATTTGAATGTGTTTGGAAATAATTACGATACTTGTGATGGAACAG GTGTCAGAGATTACATTCATGTGGTGGACTTAGCGGTTGGTCATGTGGCAGCACTGAAGAAATTGGATGAAGATTGTGGGTGCAAG GTGTACAACCTAGGAACTGGCCGAGGATACTCTGTTCTTGAAATGGTAAAAGCTGTAGAAAAAGCATCAGGAAAACCA GTTCCATACAAGATTGCCCCACGTCGGGAAGGAGATGTAGCAACTATGTTTGCTGATGCTTCTTTAGCTAACAAAGAACTTGACTGGAAAGCAGAAAGAGGGCTTGATGAAATGT GTGAAGATTCCTGGAGATGGCAGGTCCAGAATCCACAAGGATTTAACACAGAAGCCagttaa